Within Bacteroidales bacterium, the genomic segment GCTGGAGCTCCGGATAACCCCAAAATAAGTGCAGGAGTACTTGGGTAAGCTTCTTGAATCGGTTGATTACGTTCATTAAACATAGCTTTAATCTTTCCAAAGTATGGTCCTGCTACAACCACATCACCCACTCTTAATGTACCTTTATGGACAAGCACCGTAGCAGTATAACCACGGCCCTTATCTAATGAAGATTCAATAATAGTCCCCACAGCTGGCCGGTTAGGATTTGCTTTCAAATCCAACATATCGGCTTCAAGCAAAACCTTTTCAAGAAGCTTGTCAACGTTGATGCCATGCTTAGCACTGATTTCTTGGCATTGATATTTTCCACCCCAATCTTCTACCAAAATATTCATCTGTGCAAGTTGCTCTCTAATTTTATCAGGATTAGCAGTTGGTTTATCAATCTTATTAATAGCAAATACCATAGGGACATTAGCTGCCCTAGCATGATTAATTGCTTCTACCGTCTGTGGCATGACTTGATCGTCGGCAGCAATCACTATAATAGCCACATCTGTGACCTTTGCTCCTCGAGCTCGCATTGCTGTAAAAGCTTCGTGTCCTGGAGTGTCAAGAAACGTAATTTTTCTTCCATTTTCTAAAGTAACTTCATAAGCTCCAATATGCTGAGTTATTCCACCAGCTTCACCAGCTATCACATTTGTTTTTCGAATATAATCAAGCAAAGATGTTTTTCCATGATCCACATGCCCCATCACTGTCACAACAGGTGGCCTAGGGACAAGAGTAGAGGGATCGTCTTCTACTTCCTCTTCTTCTATTTCTTCTTTGATCGAAATAAATTCTGCTTCATAGCCAAATTCATCGGCAAGAATGGTTATCAATTCAGCATCGAGTCTCTGATTTAGTGAAACGATTACGCCCAGATTCATACATGCCTGAATGAGTTTCACGGCCGGCACGTTCATCAAAGTTGCAAGTTCACTAACAGTTATGAATTCGCTAACTTTTAACTTTTTGCTTTCTTTTTCTATCTCTTCAAGTAGTTCTTGTTGTTGTTGTTTGATTTCTTCACGCTTTAATCTCTTATACTTAGATGTTTTTGATTTGGTCTTTTCTTGAAGTTTTGCCAATGTTTCTTTGATGTGCTTTTCAATTTCTTCATCAGAAATCCCAGGTCGTTCTTCAACCCATTTTTCTTTTTTCCTGAAATCTTTTTCAAATCGTTGCTGTTTGCGGAGGTCTTTCTCCTTATCTTTATCTTTATTTTTGTCTTTGGTAAAAACTTGCTTTTTCTCTTTTAATTCAGTCTTGGCTGAATCAGCGGGAGTTGAAGTTGGTGATGTTTTAGCTACGGGACGTCTATGAAACTCATGAATACGTTTTCTCTTACGATCTCGCTTTTTAAAATTACCTTCAACCGTCTCACTCTTCTGAGGTGGAGGAGGCTCTTTTTTAAGTTTAGTAGATTCAAGATCGATCTTTCCAAGCACGTTTGGCCCTTTAAGTTTCTCAACAGTAATTTTAACATAGCGATCATCTTCTATAACCTTCTCGTCAATAGCTTCATCTTTTTCTGGACTAGGAGTTTCTTCTTTTACATCTGATAAAATGTCACTTTGGGAAATGGTAGTTTCACTTTTTTGTTCTTCATCAATTTTTTTGTCTTGCTCAACAAGCAAAGTTTTCTCTTCTGCAACCGTTTCCATTATAGTGAGCTTATCATTCAAAACTGTTTCAGTAATAGTTTCCTGACTCGGTATTTGATCTTTATTATTATTTTCTGTTTCTTCTGATTGAGATACGATTTCTTCAACAATTTTGGTTTCTTTTTTTTCAGTAATTGATTCAGAAGGTTTGATTTTTTCTTTTTTTGTTTTTTTTCTCTTTTCAGGATGTAGCTTTTCTTCATCAAGTACACCTAAAATTTTAGGTCCTGTAACTATAGGTATTTCTGTCGGGATAATTTCCTTTCTAATTTCCGCCATTTCAGGTGTCAAGATCTCTTTCTGAAGTTGTGGTTCTTGTGTGGGCAATGGTTCCTCTGAAATATCTTTTTCAACTTTTGCTGCATGTTCTGCTTTAATTTTTTCCTGAGCTTGATAGAATTCTGTAGGAAATGCTTTTTGCAAAATTTGCAAGGCTTCTTCGGTGACTCTATCGTTTGGATTTTTTACAGAAATTCCCTTATCTTCAAGCACTTTTTGAAGTTTTTGGAAAGCTAGTCCCATTTTGGATGCCAGTTGGCCAAGCCGAATTTTCATTCCTACAATTTCTTCCATCATGCTTAATTTCGTGAATAAAA encodes:
- the infB gene encoding translation initiation factor IF-2, with the protein product MMEEIVGMKIRLGQLASKMGLAFQKLQKVLEDKGISVKNPNDRVTEEALQILQKAFPTEFYQAQEKIKAEHAAKVEKDISEEPLPTQEPQLQKEILTPEMAEIRKEIIPTEIPIVTGPKILGVLDEEKLHPEKRKKTKKEKIKPSESITEKKETKIVEEIVSQSEETENNNKDQIPSQETITETVLNDKLTIMETVAEEKTLLVEQDKKIDEEQKSETTISQSDILSDVKEETPSPEKDEAIDEKVIEDDRYVKITVEKLKGPNVLGKIDLESTKLKKEPPPPQKSETVEGNFKKRDRKRKRIHEFHRRPVAKTSPTSTPADSAKTELKEKKQVFTKDKNKDKDKEKDLRKQQRFEKDFRKKEKWVEERPGISDEEIEKHIKETLAKLQEKTKSKTSKYKRLKREEIKQQQQELLEEIEKESKKLKVSEFITVSELATLMNVPAVKLIQACMNLGVIVSLNQRLDAELITILADEFGYEAEFISIKEEIEEEEVEDDPSTLVPRPPVVTVMGHVDHGKTSLLDYIRKTNVIAGEAGGITQHIGAYEVTLENGRKITFLDTPGHEAFTAMRARGAKVTDVAIIVIAADDQVMPQTVEAINHARAANVPMVFAINKIDKPTANPDKIREQLAQMNILVEDWGGKYQCQEISAKHGINVDKLLEKVLLEADMLDLKANPNRPAVGTIIESSLDKGRGYTATVLVHKGTLRVGDVVVAGPYFGKIKAMFNERNQPIQEAYPSTPALILGLSGAPAAGDKLVVYPDEHKAKEIAAKRQQILREQSLRTKKHITLDEIGRRIAIGDFKELNFIIKGDVDGSVEALSDALLKLSTDKVQVNVIHKAVGGITESDVLLASASNAIILGFNVRPSVAARKLAESEQIEIRTYNIIYDAIEQVKDAIEGMLEPTIVEKTIGTAEVRETFKISQVGIVAGCMVLDGKISRSNKVHLLRNGIVIHTGNISSLKRFKDDAKEVFSGQECGIAIQNFNDIKVGDIIEAFVEEEKK